A genome region from Sebastes umbrosus isolate fSebUmb1 chromosome 22, fSebUmb1.pri, whole genome shotgun sequence includes the following:
- the kdm6ba gene encoding lysine-specific demethylase 6B: MHHAVEQFGGRGTRDSFPLDGLNRGPWTPVGGRAWQPSARCSPGMNQHQLLSHLPPGPMGGLNHPSKFFNNGPMRGGEKLELSQPMLPGLQREQQRPPPHHLHHPPPHRAWEQLGQLYESHLPPQGNHVVPLPNEHSLRLHNGGYAASGGPPPNPHLPPSRPNQLLKFGGPQEQHGPRGPPLLGEEMWAQVHQQRGYPGKMLGGQLKRPGPPLGEHSVIQHTPPPSMHPSSRPTPEDCPSPSKRKKSSDQVSHPGLQRFPGQPLLSQHQSSVHHLPPKAAFWNPLHKNNSTPWQPQTPDRKNPQSQEFQLRTETNKQGMGSYAQKSSPASSTPANLSPPTNTSPGSYNQGCPPQLQKDAFQPQAVNQQSPHSSYSSPSSKLGLAPPCQAMEPRGPHGPHNQRSPLIGGQGGSQATSRTASTPTRGDRDQHLHAQSSPANPPATSNSSSSVPYSHFQPHPGLGHKGPHPPPPPPPPPASSTSVPQHLQSGPQEAWRYQSRPSSHSLESGIYRPPGLLPQRQQSHNQVVDSRVPGPSQHHHHVIPPLPPTNSTRTPVITANLPISQASCSISGYSSSSRSSSGVTMAGVSTVTTSPPAGCSVNNGSWQRGREPQISTRGVPSATSQLDALLQPGCQRGQTANQLHQQGLPRSQQHGPTKSRPMKEKTSYYAQAELEQTPAFSSSSSLFSSGHQRAGDSVITSRVSNPLPSSPATYRSAPRSAVNAAPQPSNPALSSRLGHQSQFASPQAYSQPQIRPPAPTPVPQSIEEALDKLDAELEGHMQAEEKRKRDREEQERRIREEERRKKEWEMRQKRDEERKRKELEKKEEERKKRELDRQEEERRRREWERQEQERKRRQEEERRRREAERLEEERKRREWERQEEERKKREWEKKERERKRREWERQEEEKKRREAERQEQERKKRELERLEEEKKKQRELERKEEEKKRMERKREEELRCKKGKEQTAIENLERLLSCNTSQTPPPPRLSSITAGPSPPSSQASPPYPWLSRGGVLPCPPGQTPTTTTPVERLRPPPLTPQTEYAREKQRQREMWSNNGGTTFSPSSTHNTSGMNQSVYPNKPPAMQAAPNQSKDAARERDGGQLSLPTLALREPPKLYQAFPRDSLPPPPLSSSSMRGILNKPGSRSGLENASSCGADSAQFEEEPSELSTLLPDGLANIMAMLDESIKKEEEMYNSEKTGSTGLLDNFAPNVPPIKSYLCAPDLIPAMKHQPNQEDFGSNPHSSPPVLSRQGSLASPCSRTSSLNEEDEDYLKPSPNVPQNPKRSMDVGVGNTNYRHSDLAKLYGLPEQTKSEADEEDDDEDSETPSCSPPPQRPHLHQTGVNNMFKLETVLENQKYAYRGGPFGRPPPSALLGVKYSSSLSLGPDICRQQQGSSPTSDSTNPPFSPAVPPLKSSPLPLLEDKKPKIEDADVWRDDGETTEDRIIKKESTVKPIKVIKEERLLTTISESSLAELGKSCEVMLSRQSLPNKNSLDKPVKVKDRHKTEKVKEHREKDRHRDRDRDRDREREKDKKRKHGHSHSHSHSSSSRKHEDRKDKKKHREKREEMAFSSSSSSSSSSTHSGSGHKRHKDGKSRKDGKSHKEKKDRRILGDLNLQSKEGSDKSWSHYDKDKTKRKEASGAGSASEGEHAEWTSRSSGERSSEDKKDSESGSSLGSTDFLKLKALSDGPPKELKIRLIKVESGDRETFIASEVEEKRIPLEEITIKNSASEIIRSCKGARVKGKYRESYLLPAFSVKPIMTSDEPIPREKLNPPTPSIYLESKRDAFSPVLLQFCTDPKNPVTVIRGLAGSLRLNLGLFSTKSLVEANAEQAVEVRTQVQQPADENWDPSGTGQTWPCESSRSHTTIAKYAQYQASSFQESLQEEKGSDDEDDEDEKEKKPSSSSDTPSKESSKESSSAEQKQVGKIIKFGTNIDLSDPKRWKSQLQELQKLPAFMRVASSGNMLTHVGHTILGMNTVQLYMKVPGSRTPGHQENNNFCSVNINIGPGDCEWFSVHENYWQAISDFCEKHGVDYLTGSWWPVLEDLYKANIPVYRFIQRPGDLVWINAGTVHWVQAVGWCNNIAWNVGPLNAYQYQLALERFEWNEVKKVKSIVPMIHVSWNVARTVKITDPDTFKLVKHCLLQSMKHMQILRDQLVANGKKLSYQSRVKDEPAYYCNECDLEVFNLLFVTSESNSRKTYVVHCEDCARQRSPNLTNVVVLEQYRIEELMNTYDSFNLAPSSSR, from the exons ATGCATCACGCAGTAGAGCAGTTTGGCGGGCGTGGCACACGGGATTCCTTCCCTTTGGACGGACTCAACCGGGGACCATGGACTCCCGTGGGCGGCCGCGCCTGGCAGCCATCTGCCAG GTGTTCGCCTGGAATGAACCAACACCAGCTCCTTTCCCATCTACCTCCTGGTCCTATGGGCGGACTGAACCATCCCAGTAAATTCTTTAATAATGG GCCCATGCGAGGAGGCGAGAAGCTTGAGCTCTCACAGCCCATGTTACCAGGTCTGCAGAGGGAGCAGCAGagacctcctcctcatcatcttcaccatccacctccccacagAGCATGGGAGCAACTAGGTCAGCTGTATGAATCCCACCTCCCTCCTCAAGGAAACCATGTTGTCCCGCTGCCCAATGAGCACTCGCTTCGTCTCCATAATGGAGGCTACGCAGCTAGCGGCGGCCCTCCCCCAAACCCCCATCTTCCCCCCAGCAGGCCAAATCAACTGCTGAAG TTCGGGGGTCCTCAGGAGCAGCATGGTCCCCGGGGTCCACCACTGCTGGGAGAGGAGATGTGGGCTCAGGTGCATCAG CAGAGGGGCTACCCAGGGAAGATGCTTGGGGGTCAGCTGAAGAGACCAGGCCCTCCATTGGGAGAGCACTCTGTTATCCAGCACACTCCTCCTCCATCCATGCACCCGTCCTCCCGCCCAACTCCAGAGGACTGTCCCAGCCCCAGCAAGAGGAAAAAGAGTTCAGATCAG GTATCCCATCCCGGGCTGCAGCGTTTCCCTGGCCAGCCTTTGCTATCTCAGCACCAGTCATCAGTCCACCACCTCCCTCCAAAAGCTGCCTTCTGGAACCCCCTACACAAGAACAACAGCACTCCTTGGCAGCCACAGACGCCTGACCGCAAGAACCCACAATCGCAAGAGTTCCAGCTCCGAACA GAAACCAACAAACAAGGAATGGGTAGCTACGCCCAAAAGTCCTCTCCTGCCTCTTCCACCCCTGCAAACCTCTCCCCTCCAACAAACACCTCCCCGGGAAGCTACAACCAGGGATGTCCTCCTCAGCTCCAGAAAGACGCATTCCAACCTCAGGCTGTAAACCAGCAGTCCCCTCACTCCTCCTACTCCAGCCCCAGCTCCAAACTGGGACTAGCTCCACCCTGCCAGGCCATGGAGCCTCGTGGTCCTCACGGTCCTCACAACCAGAGAAGCCCTCTCATTGGGGGCCAAGGTGGCAGCCAAGCTACCTCTCGCACGGCATCTACCCCAACCAGGGGAGACAGAGATCAACACCTACACGCCCAGTCGTCACCAGCAAACCCTCCTGCaaccagcaacagcagcagcagtgtgccTTACAGCCACTTCCAGCCTCATCCAGGGCTGGGGCACAAGGgtccccatcctcctcctcctcctccacctcctcctgccAGCAGCACCTCAGTACCTCAGCATCTGCAAAGTGGGCCCCAGGAGGCCTGGAGATACCAGAGCAGGCCCAGCAGTCACTCCCTA GAGTCGGGCATCTACAGGCCTCCAGGACTGCTACCTCAGCGCCAGCAGAGCCACAATCAGGTCGTGGATAGTCGGGTCCCAGGTCCTTCCCAGCATCACCATCATGTCATCCCTCCTCTGCCCCCAACCAACTCCACCCGAACACCCGTCATCACCGCCAATCTGCCCATATCCCAGGCGTCTTGCTCCATCAGCGgttatagcagcagcagcaggagctctAGTGGTGTAACCATGGCTGGCGTCTCCACGGTGACCACATCACCCCCTGCTGGTTGCTCTGTGAACAATGGCAGttggcagagaggaagagagcccCAAATCTCCACCCGTGGCGTCCCTAGCGCCACCTCTCAGCTGGACGCTCTGCTGCAGCCAGGATGTCAGAGAGGCCAAACTGCCAACCAGCTTCACCAGCAGGGGCTGCCCAGATCACAACAACATGGACCCACCAAGTCCCGGCCCATGAAGGAGAAGACGTCGTACTACGCTCAGGCTGAACTGGAGCAAACTCCTGCATTTTCTTCGTCATCTTCTTTGTTCTCCTCAGGGCACCAGAGAGCAGGGGACAGTGTGATTACAAGTAGAGTTTCAAATCCTCTTCCTAGCTCTCCTGCTACATACCGCTCAGCTCCACGCTCCGCTGTCAATGCCGCACCTCAGCCATCCAATCCAGCCCTCTCCTCCAGACTGGGTCATCAGTCACAATTTGCCTCGCCACAGGCGTACTCTCAGCCCCAGATTCGTCCACCAGCTCCGACTCCCGTCCCTCAGTCCATCGAAGAGGCTCTAGACAAGCTCGACGCAGAGCTAGAGGGTCACATGCAAGctgaggaaaagaggaagagggaccGAGAGGAGCAAGAGAGAAGAatcagagaagaggagaggcgGAAGAAAGAATGGGAGATGAGACAAAAgcgggatgaggagaggaagaggaaagagctggagaagaaggaggaggagaggaagaagagagaactggatagacaggaggaggagaggaggaggagagaatggGAGAGGCaggagcaggagaggaagaggaggcaagaagaggagaggaggaggagagaagcagagcgcctggaggaggagaggaaaaggagagaatgggagaggcaggaggaggagaggaaaaagagagaatggGAGAAGAAGGAGCGggaaaggaagaggagagagtgggagaggcaagaggaggagaagaagaggagagaagcagagaggcaggagcaggagaggaagaagagagaactGGAGAGGctggaggaagaaaagaaaaaacaaagagagttggagaggaaagaggaggagaagaagagaatggagcggaagagggaggaggagctgcGCTGTAAAAAAGGCAAAGAGCAGACTGCTATTGAAAATCTGGAGAGACTGCTCTCCTGCAACACTTCCCaaacacctccacctcctcgccTCTCTTCTATTACTGCAGGTCCATCGCCTCCCAGCTCCCAGGCTTCACCCCCTTACCCCTGGCTGAGCCGTGGTGGCGTACTCCCCTGTCCACCAGGCCAGACCCCCACCACCACTACCCCAGTAGAAAGGCTGCGACCGCCCCCTCTAACACCTCAGACCGAGTATGCCAGGGAAAagcagaggcagagggagatgTGGAGCAACAACGGCGGAACGACATTCAGTCCCTCATCAACACACAATACCTCAGGGATGAACCAGTCGGTGTACCCGAACAAGCCCCCGGCAATGCAAGCCGCACCCAACCAATCCAAAGACGCAGCCAGGGAGAGAGACGGCGGCCAACTCTCCCTCCCTACCTTGGCACTAAGAGAGCCCCCAAAACTGTATCAGGCTTTTCCCAGAGACAGCCTTCCGCCACCGCCTTTGTCCTCCAGCTCCATGAGGGGAATCCTCAACAAGCCGGGGTCAAGGAGCGGTTTGGAAAACGCCAGCAGCTGTGGCGCCGACTCTGCCCAGTTCGAGGAAGAGCCCTCTGAGTTGTCCACGCTGCTCCCTGATGGTCTGGCTAACATCATGGCCATGCTGGATGAATCTATCaaaaaggaagaggagatgtACAACAGTGAAAAGACCGGGTCCACGGGTCTTCTTGACAACTTCGCTCCTAATGTCCCGCCCATCAAGAGCTACCTTTGTGCCCCAGACCTCATTCCAGCAATGAAGCATCAGCCCAACCAGGAAGACTTTGGATCCAATCCGCACTCGAGCCCTCCCGTGCTCAGTCGCCAAGGCTCTCTGGCGTCCCCTTGCAGCCGAACGTCTTCTCTCaacgaggaggacgaggactACCTTAAACCTTCTCCAAATGTCCCTCAGAACCCTAAACGCTCGATGGATGTGGGAGTGGGGAACACCAATTACCGCCACAGTGACCTGGCTAAACTTTACGGCCTCCCCGAGCAGACTAAAAGCGAGGCCGACGAGGAGGACGATGACGAGGACTCTGAGACGCCGTCTTGTTCTCCGCCACCCCAAAGACCCCACCTCCACCAAACAGGTGTAAACAACATGTTCAAGTTAGAGACAGTCCTAGAGAACCAGAAGTACGCTTACCGTGGTGGGCCTTTTGGGAGACCCCCTCCATCAGCTCTGCTGGGGGTCAAATATTCCTCTTCTCTGTCACTGGGCCCGGATATCTGCCGCCAGCAGCAAGGCAGCTCTCCCACGTCAGATTCAACCAATCCACCATTCAGTCCAGCTGTCCCACCTCTAAagtcctcccctcttcctctgctaGAAGACAAGAAACCTAAAATAGAAGACGCTGATGTCTGGAGAGATGATGGAGAGACAACAGAGGACAGAATAATCAAAAAGGAGAGCACTGTAAAACCCATTAAGGTGATCAAGGAGGAGCGGCTGTTGACGACCATCTCTGAGTCTTCTCTAGCAGAGTTGGGCAAAAGCTGCGAGGTCATGCTCAGTCGACAGTCACTCCCTAACAAGAACTCCCTCGATAAACCCGTCAAAGTGAAAGACAGACACAAAACTGAGAAAGTAAaggaacacagagagaaagaccgGCACAGggatagagacagagacagagatagagagagggagaaagataaGAAGAGGAAGCACGgtcacagccacagccacagccacagcagcagcagcaggaagcacGAAGACAGGAAAGACAAGAAGAAgcacagagaaaagagagaggagatggccttctcctcttcttcatcatcatcatcttcttccACTCACTCCGGCTCCGGCCACAAGCGGCACAAGGACGGCAAGAGCCGCAAGGATGGCAAGAGCCACAAGGAGAAGAAGGATCGCAGAATTCTCGGTGACCTCAACCTCCAGAGCAAGGAGGGGTCCGACAAGAGCTGGAGTCATTACGACAAAGATAAAACGAAACGCAAAGAAGCCTCCGGCGCCGGCTCCGCCAGCGAAGGGGAGCATGCAGAGTGGACATCGAGAAGTTCTGGAGAAAGATCTTCTGAGGACAAAAAGGACTCTGAATCAGGTTCTTCACTGGGTTCAACGGACTTCTTGAAACTGAAGGCGCTGTCAGACGGGCCCCCCAAAGAGCTGAAGATTCGCCTGATCAAAGTGGAGAGCGGGGACAGGGAGACATTCATTGCCtcggaggtggaggagaagaggatCCCACTGGAGGAAATCACCATTAAGAACAGCGCCAGTGAAATCATCAGGTCCTGCAA GGGCGCCAGAGTGAAAGGGAAGTACAGAGAATCGTACTTGCTCCCAGCCTTCTCTGTCAAGCCCATCATGACCTCAGACGAACCCATTCCCAGAGAGAAACTCAACCCTCCTACACCCAGCATCTAT TTGGAGAGTAAGAGGGATGCCTTCTCCCCCGTGCTGCTGCAGTTCTGTACAGACCCCAAGAATCCTGTAACTGTCATCAGAGGCCTGGCTGGATCTCTACGACTCA ACCTGGGGCTCTTTTCTACTAAGTCACTGGTGGAAGCCAATGCAGAGCAGGCGGTAGAGGTGAGGACTCAGGTACAGCAGCCTGCTGATGAGAACTGGGACCCCAGCGGGACGGGCCAGACGTGGCCCTGCGAGAGCAGCCGCTCCCACACCACCATCGCCAAGTATGCCCAGTACCAGGCCTCCAGCTTCCAAGAGAGTCTGCAG GAGGAGAAAGGCAgcgatgatgaggatgatgaagatgagaaggagaagaagccaTCAAGCAGTTCTGATACTCCAAGCAAGGAGAGCTCTAAAGAAAGTAGCAG TGCTGAGCAGAAACAAGTGGGGAAGATAATCAAGTTTGGCACCAACATTGACCTCTCAGATCCCAAGAG GTGGAAGTCCCAGCTTCAGGAGTTGCAGAAGCTGCCAGCGTTTATGCGCGTAGCATCCAGTGGAAACATGCTGACCCATGTCGGACACACCATCCTGGGCATGAACACTGTCCAGCTCTACATGAAGGTTCCTGGGAGCCGAACGCCAG GTCACCAGGAGAACAATAACTTTTGCTCGGTGAACATCAACATCGGCCCTGGAGACTGTGAGTGGTTCTCTGTCCATGAGAACTACTGGCAGGCCATCAGTGACTTCTGTGAAAA GCACGGAGTGGACTACCTGACCGGGTCCTGGTGGCCGGTGTTGGAGGACCTCTACAAAGCCAACATCCCAGTGTACCGCTTCATCCAGCGACCTGGAGACTTGGTGTGGATCAACGCTGGAACTGTTCACTGGGTTCAGGCCGTTGGCTGGTGCAACAACATCGCATGGAATGTCGGACCTCTAAATG CTTACCAGTACCAGCTGGCCCTGGAGAGGTTCGAGTGGAACGAAGTGAAGAAGGTCAAATCCATCGTCCCCATGATTCACGTATCCTGGAACGTGGCCCGCACTGTCAAGATCACCGACCCAGACACCTTCAAGTTGGTCAA ACACTGCCTGCTACAGTCCATGAAGCACATGCAGATCCTGCGGGACCAACTGGTGGCTAACGGCAAGAAGCTTTCCTATCAGAGTCGGGTCAAAGATGAGCCAGCCTACTACTGCAACGAGTGTGAT TTGGAGGTGTTCAACTTGTTGTTTGTGACAAGTGAGAGCAACAGCAGGAAGACATATGTGGTTCACTGTGAGGACTGCGCACGTCAGCGTAGCCCCAACCTGACCAACGTAGTGGTGCTGGAGCAGTACCGCATAGAGGAGCTCATGAACACATATGACTCCTTCAACCTG gccccctcctcctcccggtGA
- the tmem88b gene encoding transmembrane protein 88 b yields the protein MSMTGTLEKGAHHQALDLSEELPPHHHLHHHHNNHHQHLHHSNSLASTTAMGGGRETPLRVVVPPPYTAAESGGGGSEAPLELRGSLDCWACSVLVTAQNLIIATINACLAGLVFGTILTPAIVMVVFGFLCHSTVRPHGTTPYCSDLLTDGGCVALLVVGFLLVTPLLVLALAAYCRLARHLQLGLCFIPYSRAVYKNLPATHNRGMGGGCCGGRNGADGSGKGKVWV from the exons ATGAGTATGACTGGTACTCTAGAGAAGGGGGCCCACCACCAAGCCTTGGACCTGTCAGAGGAACTGCCGCCtcatcaccacctccaccaccaccataaCAACCACCACCAGCATCTTCACCACTCCAACTCCCTGGCCTCCACCACCGCCATGGGTGGAGGCAGAGAAACACCTTTACGTGTCGTTGTACCTCCTCCGTATACTGCAGCTGAGAGCGGCGGAGGGGGCAGTGAAGCTCCTCTGGAGCTGCGGGGGTCCTTGGACTGCTGGGCCTGCTCGGTGCTGGTGACGGCTCAGAACCTGATTATTGCCACGATCAACGCCTGCCTCGCTGGACTGGTGTTCGGGACCATCCTGACGCCGGCCATTGTCATGGTGGTGTTTGGCTTCCTCTGCCACTCTACA GTCCGTCCTCACGGGACGACGCCCTACTGCTCAGACCTGCTGACTGACGGAGGCTGCGTGGCTCTGCTGGTGGTGGGCTTCCTCTTGGTCACCCCTCTGCTGGTCCTGGCGCTGGCTGCATACTGTCGCCTAGCCCGTCACCTCCAGCTGGGCCTGTGCTTCATCCCGTACAGCCGGGCCGTGTACAAGAACCTGCCGGCCACCCATAACCGTGGCATGGGCGGTGGCTGCTGTGGCGGCCGAAATGGAGCCGATGGTAGTGGGAAGGGAAAGGTCTGGGTGTGA